TAAGCAGATAGAAATCCGTTTTCTGTGCATTGCACAGAAACAGGTTTTTGCAGATCTCAATATCCAGAAGCTGATCGACATCGTGGCATGCCTCTATAGTAGCTGTTGCATCGTGGTCCAGACGCCAGTATGGGATTGCGAGCCTGTCTAACAGGTCGTAGGTAGAAAGCTCCTTTGGCAGGCGGCCGGTGGCGTCAGCAGGACGGCCAGTGTAGAGGTTTGGGTCTAAATGAAAGGAATCTGCTGCGGTAGTGTTCATATGGTTGTCCTCCTGAGGTGAGTTTGGGATTTATTATACTCGGATTGAGGGAAAATGCAAGAGGGGCTTGTGGAGGAGATATTTTAGTGGGAATATTTTAGTTGCGAAGAGGGCCTGTTTTAAATGATCTATAAATATAGAAATGTATGAATCGATAATTAGACTGAAATTAGGATAGAAAAAAATGTTGTGATCAATAGAGGAGATATATGGTGGCAGGGAATAGCAGGAAACAGAAAACAAATGTGGCTGGTGAAAAGCAGCGAAATATGGAAGCGAAGAGGGCGGATAGGGAGAAAGGGAGAGTTTCTGGAAAGTTTGCAAAGCCAATGAAGCCTGGGGAGAGGAAGCTGCCAGGGCGGAAAACAGACGGTCGGGAAGTGGAAGGCCGGAGTACAGAGTGCCGGAAAACAGAAGGTTGGAGTACAGAAAGCCGGAGAGCAGAAAGCCGGAAAACAGATTGTAAGAAAGAAGATCGGAAAACGGTTGACAGTAAGACAACCGCCTGGAAGAGTGCTGCCCGCAAGAGCATGTACAAGAGGGAAGAGGGGGCTGCAAAGAAAAAGAGTCTGTGCCCTGTTTCCCGCAGGTGCGGTGGATGCCAGCACCTGGACAAGCCATATGAGGAGCAGTTGAAGAAAAAACAGGCGGATATGCAGAGGCTGCTTGGTCAGTTCTGCAAGGTGTATCCGATCAAAGGAATGGACAATCCATTTCATTATCGCAATAAGGTCCATGCAGTATTTGGCTTTCGGAAAGGAGAAGCGGTGTCCGGCGTATACGAGGCTGGAACCCATAATCTGGTTCCAGTGGAAAGCTGCATGATCGAGGATGAAATAGCGGATGAGATTATTGGAACTATCCGTGGCATGCTGAAATCGTTTAAGATACGTACCTATGATGAGGACACCGGTTATGGGCTTCTTCGTCATGTCCTGGTCCGCCGGGGATTTGCCACAAATGAAATCATGGTGGTTCTGGTGACGGCCTCCCCGATATTCCCTTCGAGGAATAATTTTGTTAAGGCTCTCCGCGAGAAGCATCCGGAGATCACCACGATTGTTCAGAATATCAATGGTCGGGGAACCAGTATGGTTTTGGGGGACAAGGAACATGTCCTGTATGGCAGGGGATACATTGAGGATGTGCTCTGCGGCTGTCGGTTCAGGATCTCTCCAAAGTCCTTCTACCAGGTAAACCCGGTGCAGACGGAGTACCTGTACAGCAAGGCGATCGAGCTTGTAGGACTGACTGGAAAAGAAACGGTCCTGGATGCTTACTGCGGTATTGGTACGATCGGCATCATTGCCGCCAGTCATGCAAAGCAGGTGATCGGCGTGGAACTGAATGCAGATGCGGTGCGTGATGCAGTGCAGAATGCCAGGTGTAATCAGGTAGATAATATCCGGTTTTATTGCAATGATGCTACTAAGTTTATGTGCCAGATGGCAGAGGCTGGTGATACGGTAGATGTGGTATTTATGGATCCTCCCCGCATGGGAAGTACGGAGGAGTTTATTCGGGCCGTTGCGGCGGTGAAGGCGAAAAAGGTTGTCTATGTGTCCTGCGGGCCGGATACGCTGGCGAGGGATCTGGAGGTGTTTGGGAGAGCGGGGTATCAGGCAATGGGGGCTTATCCGGTGGATTTGTTTCCGATGACTGGGCATTGCGAGTCCATCGTCCTGTTGCAGCGGAAAGGGTGATGTTAAGAAGGGGAATAAGAGAAATAAAGATGGAAAAAATATTGAAAAATTGAATTCGGTGTAAGATTTGTGGGGATGTGATTGAGTCGAAATCGGTGCATGATTTTAAGACCTGTTCCTGCGGCGTCTGCAGTGCAGATGGTGGCTTGGAATATCTGCGGAGGGTAGTAGCGAGTAAGGAGAGTTATGCAGAACTGTCAGTAACAGAAGAGAACGCTGATATAAAATAGCATAGAAGAAGTTAAGACGTAAGGGCGAATATGCTTTTGCGTCTTTTTTCTTATGAGAAGGTGGAAATACTTTGTGAAGAAAATCAGATTAATACCTGTTCTGCCCAAAGAATCAAAGCTGTTGCAAGTAGCGGCTTATTGCCGCGTCAGTACAAGGAGTAAGGAACAGAAAGCCAGCCTGTTTCGACAAATATGGGCTTATATGAATCGGATACTGAATCATCCAAATTGGGAATTTGCTGGAATCTTTTATGATTTTGGAAAAAGCGGATTACGGAAAAGAGGGCGTACAGGACTGGAAAAGACTTCCTGCTGTTTGCCGCAGAAAGGGTATGAGGTTGCACCCTCCAATAATGTGGTATTGCTGTTAATCCTGATCCTGCTTTGTTACAAACATGAAAGAATGGGTAATATAGTCTAACAAATTGACATTTTTTGTTTTTTGTGATATTATTTGGTATAGGTACACAGATCGTGGGTTGAAAAAGTATTATTGATAAATATTTTGAGCTGGAGATATTACTATGGGTGTCAAAGAATGTTACAAAAAAATGGCCGGGGATTACGATGAAGCTGTTCGTAGAATGGGTAGTGATGAACGTATCATAAAATATTTAAAGATTTTACAAAGGGACACCAATTTCAAGTCTCTTTGTGAGGCGATTGAGAAAAATGATCTGAAAACTGCTTTTTGTGCAGCACATACGTTAAAAGGGATTGCCTTGAATTTGAGTCTGACATCCCTTGCAGACAGTATCATAGAGCTGACTGAGATGCTCCGCAGTGGAATGCCCAACGAAAATATGGTCTTATTGCTTCATAACGCAAAAAAGACGTATGAATTGACGCTGGAGTGTATTGATGCTCTGATAAATATAGAGTGGAAAGGGTAATGATATGAAACTCCAAAATAAAGTTTTGATTGTGGACGATTCGGAGTTGAACCGCTCTTTGCTTGCAGATATGCTTCAGGATGAGTATGAGATATTAGAAGCTGAGAATGGGCTGCGGGCAGTAAAGCTTTTGGAATTTTATCAATTTGAGATTTCTTTGATACTGTTAGATATTATGATGCCAGAGATGGATGGGTTCGGGGTTCTGGCAATGATGAATAAAAATAAGTGGATTGAGCGTATCCCGGTCATTATCATTTCAGCAGAAACAACGGCAGCCTATATAGATGCAGCCTATGATTTAGGTGCAACAGAGTATGTTAATCGGCCTTTTGATCCTAAAACAATCAGGAGGCGTGTAGC
This portion of the Clostridium sp. AN503 genome encodes:
- the rlmD gene encoding 23S rRNA (uracil(1939)-C(5))-methyltransferase RlmD, translated to MVAGNSRKQKTNVAGEKQRNMEAKRADREKGRVSGKFAKPMKPGERKLPGRKTDGREVEGRSTECRKTEGWSTESRRAESRKTDCKKEDRKTVDSKTTAWKSAARKSMYKREEGAAKKKSLCPVSRRCGGCQHLDKPYEEQLKKKQADMQRLLGQFCKVYPIKGMDNPFHYRNKVHAVFGFRKGEAVSGVYEAGTHNLVPVESCMIEDEIADEIIGTIRGMLKSFKIRTYDEDTGYGLLRHVLVRRGFATNEIMVVLVTASPIFPSRNNFVKALREKHPEITTIVQNINGRGTSMVLGDKEHVLYGRGYIEDVLCGCRFRISPKSFYQVNPVQTEYLYSKAIELVGLTGKETVLDAYCGIGTIGIIAASHAKQVIGVELNADAVRDAVQNARCNQVDNIRFYCNDATKFMCQMAEAGDTVDVVFMDPPRMGSTEEFIRAVAAVKAKKVVYVSCGPDTLARDLEVFGRAGYQAMGAYPVDLFPMTGHCESIVLLQRKG
- a CDS encoding Hpt domain-containing protein is translated as MGVKECYKKMAGDYDEAVRRMGSDERIIKYLKILQRDTNFKSLCEAIEKNDLKTAFCAAHTLKGIALNLSLTSLADSIIELTEMLRSGMPNENMVLLLHNAKKTYELTLECIDALINIEWKG
- a CDS encoding recombinase family protein, giving the protein MKKIRLIPVLPKESKLLQVAAYCRVSTRSKEQKASLFRQIWAYMNRILNHPNWEFAGIFYDFGKSGLRKRGRTGLEKTSCCLPQKGYEVAPSNNVVLLLILILLCYKHERMGNIV